In Ischnura elegans chromosome 6, ioIscEleg1.1, whole genome shotgun sequence, one genomic interval encodes:
- the LOC124160248 gene encoding carbonyl reductase [NADPH] 3-like — protein sequence MSSTRVAVVTGGNKGIGYAIVKGLCEKFDGVVYLTARDEGRGKASVAELNKLGYKPLFHVLDIEKTDSVVAFKEYIVKTHGGIDVLVNNAAIAFKHDAKEPFGEQAEVTVRVNFTAVLNTCHVLFPILRHGARVVNISSCLGHLFNINGEEPHASKLRERFASPNLTEDELCALMEEFVRAAKAGDHVAKGWPNSAYNASKVGLSALTRIQQKEFDADSNRPGIVVNHVHPGYVDTDMTSHKGPLTIEEGAVAPLYLALLPPTDDKTPKGAFVWRDKTVLDWTKKLPSNYIF from the exons ATGTCTAGTACTAGGGTTGCTGTG GTAACTGGTGGTAACAAAGGTATTGGATATGCCATTGTCAAGGGTCTTTGTGAGAAATTCGATGGCGTAGTGTACTTGACTGCAAGGGATGAAGGCAGAGGCAAGGCCTCCGTAGCCGAGCTGAACAAG CTGGGATATAAACCATTGTTTCATGTTTTGGATATTGAGAAGACTGATTCTGTGGTTGCATTTAAAGAATATATTGTGAAAACTCATGGCGGTATTGATGTTCTGGTAAATAATGCAGCAATAGCCTTCAAG CATGATGCTAAAGAGCCTTTTGGTGAGCAGGCTGAAGTTACAGTGCGAGTGAATTTCACTGCAGTTCTCAACACTTGCCATGTGCTTTTCCCTATACTAAGGCATGGTGCTCGTGTTGTTAACATATCCAGCTGCTTAGGGCATTTGTTCAATATTAATGGTGAGGAGCCCCATGCTTCTAAACTTCGTGAAAGATTTGCTAGCCCAAATCTGACAGAGGATGAGTTGTGTGCATTGATGGAAGAATTCGTTCg GGCAGCAAAAGCTGGTGACCATGTTGCCAAAGGTTGGCCAAATAGTGCCTACAATGCATCTAAAGTGGGCCTCTCTGCTCTCACAAGAATCCAGCAGAAAGAATTTGATGCTGATAGTAATAGGCCTGGTATTGTCGTGAATCATGTTCATCCTGGATATGTTGACACGGATATGACAAGTCACAAAGGCCCTCTTACTATTGAGGAGG GTGCTGTCGCTCCATTGTACCTGGCTCTGTTACCACCAACAGATGACAAAACTCCCAAAGGGGCGTTTGTGTGGAGGGACAAGACAGTTCTTGACTGGACAAAGAAACTtccttcaaattatattttttaa
- the LOC124160250 gene encoding carbonyl reductase [NADPH] 3-like → MSATKVAVVTGGNKGIGYAIAKGLCEKFDGVVYLTARDEGRGKAAVAELNKLGFKPLFHVLDIEKTDTVVAFKEHIVKTHGGIDVLVNNAAIAFKHDAKEPFGQQAEVTVRVNFTSVLNTCHVLFSILRPGARVVNLSSCCGHLFKINGEEPHASKLRERFASPSLTEDELCALMEEFVKAAKAGDHVAKGWSNSAYNASKVGLSALTRIQQRAFDADTSRPGIVVNHVHPGYVDTDMTSHKGPLTIEEGAVAPLYLALLPPTESTTPKGAYVWKDKTILEWTKELPPNYVV, encoded by the exons ATGTCTGCTACAAAGGTTGCTGTT GTAACTGGCGGTAACAAAGGCATTGGATACGCAATCGCCAAAGGACTTTGTGAAAAGTTTGATGGTGTCGTGTACTTGACCGCCAGGGATGAAGGTAGAGGCAAAGCCGCCGTAGCAGAGTTGAACAAG CTGGGATTTAAACCATTGTTTCATGTACTAGATATTGAAAAAACAGACACTGTGGTTGCTTTTAAAGAACACATCGTGAAAACCCACGGCGGTATTGATGTTCTTGTGAACAATGCTGCAATCGCATTCAAG CATGACGCCAAGGAGCCCTTCGGCCAGCAAGCTGAAGTGACAGTTCGTGTAAATTTTACTTCGGTTCTCAATACATGCCATGTCCTTTTCTCAATTTTACGACCTGGTGCTCGCGTTGTCAACCTCTCCAGTTGCTGTGGCCACTTGTTTAAGATCAACGGAGAAGAACCACATGCATCTAAACTTCGTGAAAGATTTGCCAGCCCAAGTTTGACCGAAGATGAACTGTGTGCATTGATGGAAGAATTTGTGAA GGCAGCCAAAGCAGGTGATCACGTTGCCAAAGGTTGGTCCAATAGTGCATATAATGCATCGAAAGTGGGCCTTTCTGCTCTGACTAGAATCCAGCAGAGAGCATTTGATGCCGATACCAGCAGGCCAGGAATTGTAGTGAACCATGTTCACCCTGGATATGTTGATACCGATATGACTAGCCACAAAGGTCCTCTCACGATTGAGGAGG gtgCTGTTGCTCCTTTGTATCTGGCTCTGCTACCTCCCACTGAAAGCACAACTCCCAAAGGAGCATACGTGTGGAAGGACAAGACTATTCTTGAATGGACCAAGGAGCTGCCCCCAAACTATGTTGtctaa